A genomic segment from Candidatus Leptovillus gracilis encodes:
- a CDS encoding PD40 domain-containing protein: protein MYTYELATGAIWEIDTGFATDCNNDHVLSPDSSQLAVSHHTNEDAASRIYILPRAGGEPVLVTEKGPSYLHGWSPDGGRLAYCAERGGQYDISGVLAQTPKQEIRHWHRSPEPSMGLLEQIVVLLVETFRPYSGVIRIHPSK, encoded by the coding sequence ATGTACACCTATGAACTGGCAACTGGCGCAATCTGGGAGATTGACACCGGCTTTGCCACTGACTGCAACAACGACCACGTCCTCTCGCCAGACAGCAGCCAGCTTGCCGTCAGCCACCACACCAATGAAGACGCCGCATCGCGCATCTACATTCTGCCTCGGGCCGGTGGCGAGCCTGTATTAGTTACCGAAAAAGGCCCCAGCTACCTGCACGGCTGGTCGCCTGACGGCGGGCGGCTGGCCTACTGCGCCGAGCGCGGCGGTCAGTACGACATTTCGGGGGTTTTGGCCCAAACCCCCAAGCAGGAAATCAGACACTGGCATAGATCACCGGAACCATCAATGGGCCTTCTCGAACAGATCGTGGTTCTTCTCGTTGAAACCTTCAGGCCATACAGTGGCGTCATCCGCATACACCCATCAAAGTGA
- a CDS encoding Gfo/Idh/MocA family oxidoreductase — protein MTNPIQAILIGAGQRGAEAYGAYALSHPEDVHFVAVAEPDTGRRERFAAMHAISPEYQFESWEPLLARPLLAQAALICTQDQMHTPPALSALDRGYDVLLEKPMATSLAECQQLVQSAEENGRQLHIAHVLRYTPHFQKMREIIQSGALGQIVHVNHQENVSFWHMAHSYVRGNWRSTAQSSPMILAKCCHDLDILIWLLNDTCQTMSSTGNLLHFRPENMPDGAPAYCVDGCPAADSCPFFAPLIYADRTPLWRNMADSASGITRQAIQWQLRSPRLVRALSKVIPPLRQVSEYRGWPSNLVSSDGEREHIMAELARSPYGRCVYQCDNDVVDHQVVNMVFTNGTTVTLTMHGLSHDEGRTTRIQGARGELEAAFLVAGSWIEVREHRTGKRTRYDTTAHRSSGHGGGDAGLMAGFAAALRQNDPSLALTSARFSLESHLMAFAAEEARLGSEIIQMEAYRKSDLPPKKWTSG, from the coding sequence ATGACCAACCCTATCCAGGCTATTCTTATTGGGGCCGGACAGCGTGGTGCAGAAGCTTATGGCGCGTATGCGCTCAGCCATCCGGAAGATGTGCATTTTGTAGCCGTAGCCGAACCGGACACTGGCCGACGCGAGCGTTTTGCCGCCATGCACGCCATCTCCCCAGAATATCAATTTGAGTCGTGGGAGCCGTTGTTGGCACGGCCGTTACTGGCCCAAGCCGCGCTCATCTGTACCCAAGACCAAATGCACACTCCGCCCGCTCTGTCCGCCTTAGACCGTGGTTATGACGTTTTGCTGGAAAAGCCAATGGCAACCAGTTTAGCCGAGTGTCAACAATTGGTTCAAAGCGCCGAGGAAAACGGCCGTCAATTACATATCGCCCACGTCTTACGCTATACCCCCCACTTCCAAAAAATGCGAGAGATCATCCAATCTGGCGCCTTGGGGCAAATTGTTCATGTGAACCATCAAGAAAACGTCTCTTTCTGGCACATGGCCCATAGTTACGTGCGTGGCAATTGGCGCAGCACGGCACAAAGCTCACCCATGATTTTAGCCAAATGCTGCCACGATTTAGACATTTTAATCTGGCTGCTCAACGACACCTGCCAGACAATGAGCAGTACGGGCAATTTGCTGCACTTTCGCCCCGAAAATATGCCGGATGGCGCGCCTGCTTATTGTGTGGACGGCTGTCCGGCGGCCGATAGCTGCCCATTTTTTGCCCCGCTGATCTACGCCGACAGAACACCTTTGTGGCGCAATATGGCCGACAGTGCCAGCGGTATTACCCGCCAGGCAATACAGTGGCAGCTGCGCTCACCCAGGCTGGTACGGGCGTTGAGTAAAGTGATACCGCCATTACGGCAGGTCAGTGAATACCGAGGTTGGCCGAGCAATTTGGTTTCATCAGATGGTGAACGCGAGCATATCATGGCGGAATTAGCGAGAAGTCCCTACGGCCGTTGTGTGTATCAATGCGATAATGATGTTGTCGATCATCAAGTAGTGAACATGGTCTTTACCAACGGCACAACAGTCACCCTGACGATGCACGGTTTGTCCCACGACGAGGGGCGCACCACCCGCATTCAAGGCGCTCGTGGCGAGTTGGAAGCCGCCTTTTTAGTGGCCGGTTCGTGGATTGAAGTGCGTGAACATCGCACCGGCAAACGAACCCGCTACGACACAACTGCCCATAGATCGTCGGGACATGGCGGTGGTGATGCCGGTTTGATGGCCGGATTTGCCGCAGCTCTTCGCCAAAATGATCCGTCTTTAGCTTTGACATCTGCGCGCTTCTCTCTGGAAAGTCACCTGATGGCTTTCGCCGCTGAGGAGGCGCGGCTGGGGAGCGAAATCATACAAATGGAAGCATATCGCAAATCTGATCTTCCCCCGAAAAAGTGGACATCGGGTTGA